A genomic stretch from Aminobacter aminovorans includes:
- a CDS encoding DUF2214 family protein, protein MTDIILTIIHHLLAFTLAGVLAAEVILVRPGLGRRNLALLGRIDAVYGGLAALLVLIGASRVYFGLKGWEFYIYNPTFWAKMVAFAAVGLLSIAPTIRIARWRGAGGGEAYVVPDAEIARVRSFLKAEIAVFALIPILAAAMARGY, encoded by the coding sequence ATGACTGACATTATCCTGACCATCATTCACCACCTTCTGGCATTCACCCTTGCGGGCGTGCTCGCTGCCGAGGTGATACTGGTTCGCCCCGGACTCGGCCGGCGCAATCTCGCACTGCTCGGACGCATCGACGCGGTCTATGGTGGACTGGCAGCACTGCTGGTGCTCATCGGCGCGTCGCGTGTCTATTTCGGGCTGAAGGGCTGGGAGTTCTATATCTACAACCCGACCTTCTGGGCCAAGATGGTGGCTTTCGCGGCAGTCGGGCTGCTGTCCATCGCACCTACGATCCGCATCGCGCGCTGGCGCGGGGCCGGCGGTGGCGAGGCTTACGTCGTTCCGGACGCCGAGATCGCCAGGGTGCGCAGTTTCCTCAAGGCCGAGATCGCCGTTTTCGCTCTCATTCCGATCCTTGCCGCAGCTATGGCGCGCGGCTACTGA
- a CDS encoding amino acid ABC transporter ATP-binding protein: MISITGLRKAFGAATVLNGIDLEIRQGEVVSVLGSSGSGKSTLIRCINGLEKIDAGKITVDGFDVSKPRELSEARKRSGTVFQLFNLYPHMTAVQNVALAPVEVLKVPRKQAEAEARELLHSVGLTERADAYPSQLSGGQRQRVGICRALAMKPSYLLLDEVTSALDPEMTSEVLSILAKLAKGGTTMVFVTHEIEFARSISSRIAFLDKGQLIADLPTEDFFSATGMALPRVAQFLSKMRKD; this comes from the coding sequence ATGATCAGCATCACCGGCCTGCGCAAAGCCTTCGGCGCCGCCACTGTCCTCAACGGCATCGACCTTGAGATCCGCCAGGGCGAGGTCGTCTCGGTGCTCGGCTCGTCCGGCTCGGGCAAGTCGACGCTGATCCGCTGCATCAATGGCCTGGAGAAGATCGACGCCGGCAAGATCACGGTCGACGGCTTCGACGTCTCGAAGCCGCGTGAGCTGAGCGAGGCGCGCAAGCGCTCCGGCACTGTGTTCCAGCTGTTCAACCTCTACCCGCACATGACGGCGGTGCAGAACGTGGCGCTTGCCCCGGTCGAAGTGCTGAAGGTGCCGCGCAAGCAGGCTGAGGCAGAGGCGCGCGAGCTGCTGCACTCCGTCGGGCTAACCGAGCGCGCCGACGCCTATCCCTCGCAGCTGTCAGGCGGCCAGCGCCAGCGCGTCGGCATCTGCCGGGCGCTCGCCATGAAGCCGAGCTACCTGCTGCTCGACGAGGTGACGAGCGCGCTCGACCCCGAGATGACGTCCGAAGTTCTGTCGATCCTGGCCAAGCTCGCCAAGGGCGGCACGACGATGGTGTTCGTCACCCACGAGATCGAGTTCGCGCGCTCCATCTCGTCGCGCATCGCCTTCCTCGACAAGGGCCAGCTCATCGCCGACCTGCCGACCGAAGACTTCTTCTCCGCCACGGGCATGGCCCTGCCCCGCGTGGCCCAGTTCCTCTCCAAGATGCGTAAAGACTGA
- a CDS encoding methylated-DNA--[protein]-cysteine S-methyltransferase, producing the protein MNAQTQMKPIATLQHDITPTGSEYETVRRVIEKISLDYRDQPSLEALASAVGETPTSLQKLFSRWAGLSPKAFLQAVTLDHARKLLDDGLPLLETSFEVGMSGPGRLHDLFVTHEAMSPGDYKTRGAGLTIRYGFHISPFGVALVMVTDRGLAGLSFNDAGEERAAFADMSGRWPNATYVEDMGATAPYAAHIFDPARWRQDQPLRVVMIGSDFQVRVWEALLKIPMGRACSYSAIASEVGSPKASRAVGAAVGANPLSFVVPCHRALGKSGALTGYHWGLTRKRAILGWEAGQLTAADAKTAVARTG; encoded by the coding sequence ATGAACGCCCAGACGCAGATGAAGCCCATTGCCACATTGCAGCACGACATTACCCCGACCGGCTCGGAATACGAGACTGTGCGCCGGGTGATCGAGAAGATCAGCCTCGACTATCGCGACCAGCCTTCGCTTGAGGCGCTGGCCTCCGCGGTCGGCGAAACGCCGACAAGCCTGCAGAAGCTGTTCAGCCGCTGGGCCGGCCTGTCGCCGAAAGCCTTCCTGCAGGCGGTGACACTCGACCACGCCCGGAAGCTGCTCGATGACGGTCTGCCGCTGCTCGAAACCTCGTTCGAAGTCGGCATGTCGGGACCGGGCCGCCTGCACGACCTGTTCGTCACCCATGAAGCGATGTCGCCGGGGGACTACAAGACGCGTGGCGCAGGCCTCACGATCCGCTACGGCTTCCACATTTCGCCCTTCGGCGTGGCGCTCGTCATGGTCACCGACCGCGGTCTCGCCGGCCTGTCGTTCAACGACGCCGGAGAAGAGCGCGCCGCCTTTGCCGACATGTCAGGCCGCTGGCCGAATGCCACCTATGTCGAGGACATGGGTGCGACCGCACCTTATGCCGCGCACATCTTCGACCCGGCCCGCTGGCGCCAGGACCAGCCCTTGCGCGTGGTCATGATCGGCTCCGACTTCCAGGTGCGCGTGTGGGAAGCGCTGCTCAAGATCCCGATGGGCCGGGCCTGCAGCTATTCGGCAATCGCCTCGGAAGTCGGCTCGCCCAAGGCAAGCCGGGCGGTCGGTGCGGCGGTGGGCGCCAACCCCCTGTCGTTTGTGGTTCCCTGCCACCGGGCACTTGGAAAGTCAGGCGCGCTGACCGGTTATCACTGGGGCCTGACGCGCAAACGGGCTATTCTGGGTTGGGAGGCGGGACAACTGACCGCTGCGGACGCGAAAACAGCCGTGGCCCGAACAGGTTGA
- a CDS encoding EamA family transporter, with amino-acid sequence MRPRHLLLALSIVLIWGVNFAIIKIGLKQVSPLALGVARFFLAAFPWVFFIKRPNVPLSMIAAYGFLTFALQFGFLFTGMKIGMSAGLSSLILQLQVFFTIALSMLLLGERPTPWQLAGAALAFSGVGLVGLHIGGDVTMAGLLLLIAAAAAWGGGNVVSKQISQRAAMAPNVLGLVVWGSLFALPPLLAVALILDPEHFVSSFTELDWASAGSIAYIVYLSTLFGFAAWSGLLARYPVSTVAPFTLLVPVFGFLGSAVLLGEPLQDWKLVASSLVIAGLCINLFGPRLFSRPQRSVVPPPNPE; translated from the coding sequence TGGGGCGTCAACTTCGCCATCATCAAGATCGGCCTCAAGCAGGTGTCGCCATTGGCGCTCGGTGTCGCGCGCTTCTTTCTCGCCGCCTTCCCATGGGTGTTTTTCATCAAGCGTCCGAACGTGCCGCTGTCGATGATTGCCGCCTACGGCTTTCTGACCTTTGCGCTGCAGTTCGGCTTCCTGTTCACCGGAATGAAGATCGGCATGAGCGCCGGACTGTCGTCGCTAATCCTTCAGCTGCAGGTGTTCTTCACCATCGCCTTGTCGATGCTCCTGCTCGGCGAGCGGCCGACACCTTGGCAACTGGCTGGAGCTGCGCTGGCGTTCAGCGGCGTTGGGCTGGTTGGGCTGCATATCGGTGGCGACGTGACCATGGCCGGATTGTTGCTGCTGATCGCGGCTGCTGCTGCCTGGGGCGGCGGCAACGTCGTTTCCAAGCAGATTTCGCAGCGTGCCGCCATGGCACCCAACGTGCTCGGCCTCGTCGTCTGGGGCAGCCTGTTTGCCTTGCCGCCGCTGCTGGCCGTGGCGCTGATTCTCGACCCGGAGCATTTCGTGAGCAGCTTCACCGAGCTGGACTGGGCCTCGGCCGGCTCGATCGCCTACATCGTCTATCTCTCGACGCTGTTCGGCTTTGCCGCCTGGAGCGGGCTGCTGGCGCGCTATCCTGTCTCGACGGTGGCGCCCTTCACCTTGCTGGTGCCGGTTTTCGGTTTTCTCGGTTCGGCGGTGTTGCTTGGCGAGCCGCTGCAAGACTGGAAACTTGTCGCGTCCAGTCTCGTGATCGCGGGCTTGTGCATCAACCTGTTCGGGCCACGGCTGTTTTCGCGTCCGCAGCGGTCAGTTGTCCCGCCTCCCAACCCAGAATAG
- a CDS encoding transglutaminase-like cysteine peptidase: MKSIVALIALSASFASTLAAQAGTTMETKGKAFAPPAFASFCGREPGLCSTSGGSKVVALHADLKSELKQINRAVNSRIKERNDIGDDWRVPVSSGDCEDFAILKKRELLKRGWPASALLLTVARYRGQGHTVLTVRTSEGDLILDNLTSSVRDWSSTPYSYFARQAQGNGRSWERIGAAKPILSTAFGG; the protein is encoded by the coding sequence GTGAAAAGTATCGTCGCGCTGATCGCGCTATCGGCGTCGTTTGCCTCTACGCTTGCTGCCCAGGCCGGAACGACCATGGAGACCAAGGGTAAGGCTTTTGCGCCGCCTGCATTCGCCTCGTTCTGCGGCCGTGAGCCGGGCCTGTGCAGCACATCCGGCGGCAGCAAGGTTGTTGCCTTGCACGCCGACCTCAAGTCCGAACTCAAGCAGATCAACCGCGCCGTCAATTCGCGCATCAAGGAACGCAACGATATCGGCGATGACTGGCGCGTGCCGGTTTCATCAGGCGATTGCGAGGATTTCGCGATCCTGAAGAAGCGCGAATTGCTGAAGCGCGGCTGGCCGGCCTCGGCGTTGCTGCTGACCGTGGCGCGCTATCGTGGCCAGGGTCACACGGTCCTGACCGTGCGCACCAGCGAAGGCGATCTGATCCTCGACAACCTGACCAGCTCGGTTCGCGACTGGTCGAGCACGCCCTACAGCTATTTCGCCCGCCAGGCGCAAGGCAACGGCAGAAGCTGGGAACGGATTGGCGCCGCCAAGCCGATCCTGTCGACCGCGTTCGGCGGCTGA
- a CDS encoding GNAT family N-acetyltransferase, translating to MAAFSLADIPVIETERTILRPHRIDDFDAYAAMWADPVVTRFIAKPRTREESWQRFLRHAGSWSLIGYGFWAVEEKASGRFIGECGFHDLKREIVPSIEGIPEAGWGFAADMHGKGIASETVGAFVRWADSRFAGHTVCIIDPANGASLRVAEKNGYRETGRTTYHGEPTILLERRG from the coding sequence ATGGCCGCCTTTTCCCTTGCCGACATTCCCGTCATCGAGACCGAGCGCACCATCCTGCGGCCGCATCGCATCGACGACTTCGATGCCTATGCCGCGATGTGGGCCGATCCGGTCGTTACCCGCTTCATCGCCAAGCCGCGGACGCGAGAGGAAAGCTGGCAGCGCTTCCTGCGCCACGCCGGCTCCTGGTCGCTGATCGGTTATGGATTCTGGGCCGTCGAGGAAAAGGCCAGCGGCCGCTTCATCGGCGAGTGCGGCTTCCATGACCTGAAGCGGGAAATCGTCCCTTCGATCGAAGGCATTCCCGAGGCTGGCTGGGGTTTTGCCGCCGACATGCATGGCAAGGGCATTGCGAGCGAGACAGTTGGCGCTTTCGTGCGCTGGGCCGACAGCCGATTTGCCGGCCACACAGTCTGCATCATCGATCCGGCCAACGGCGCGTCGCTGCGTGTCGCCGAGAAGAACGGCTACCGCGAGACTGGTCGAACTACCTATCACGGTGAACCGACCATCCTACTCGAACGTCGAGGCTGA
- the nth gene encoding endonuclease III: MKNPKPKDKPKASPNGRMSTTGAKPRAKRRRSLYSAAEVSEIFRRFSVQRPEPKGELEHVNAFTLLVAVVLSAQATDAGVNKATRTLFAIADTPEKMLALGEESVGQHIRTIGLWRNKAKNVIALSEALIRDHGGEVPDDRDQLVELPGVGRKTANVVLNMAFGQHTMAVDTHILRIGNRIGLAPGKTPEQVEDTLVKIIPDEFMRHAHHWLILHGRYVCKARKPDCWRCVIADICKSPEKSTSEPAPLVPLDDIDPIEVAEAAAQ, translated from the coding sequence ATGAAAAACCCCAAGCCCAAAGATAAGCCAAAGGCCTCGCCCAATGGTCGCATGTCGACCACTGGCGCCAAGCCACGTGCCAAGCGCCGCCGTTCGCTCTACTCGGCGGCAGAAGTAAGCGAGATCTTTCGCCGCTTTTCGGTCCAGCGGCCTGAGCCCAAGGGCGAGCTCGAGCACGTCAATGCGTTCACGCTGCTGGTAGCCGTGGTGTTGTCGGCGCAGGCGACCGACGCCGGCGTTAACAAGGCGACGCGCACGCTGTTTGCCATCGCCGATACGCCCGAGAAGATGTTGGCGCTGGGTGAGGAGAGCGTCGGCCAGCACATCCGCACCATCGGCTTGTGGCGCAACAAGGCCAAGAACGTGATCGCCCTGTCCGAGGCGCTGATCCGCGACCATGGCGGCGAGGTGCCCGACGACCGCGACCAGCTCGTCGAACTGCCCGGCGTCGGCCGCAAGACCGCCAATGTCGTCCTCAACATGGCCTTCGGCCAACACACCATGGCCGTCGACACCCATATCCTGCGCATCGGCAACCGTATCGGGCTGGCACCTGGCAAAACACCCGAGCAGGTCGAAGATACGCTGGTGAAGATCATCCCCGATGAATTCATGCGTCATGCCCATCACTGGCTGATCCTGCATGGCCGTTATGTCTGCAAGGCGCGCAAGCCCGATTGCTGGCGTTGCGTCATCGCCGACATTTGCAAGTCTCCGGAAAAGTCGACGAGCGAACCGGCGCCGCTGGTGCCTCTCGACGACATCGATCCGATCGAGGTCGCGGAAGCGGCGGCTCAGTAG
- a CDS encoding YdeI/OmpD-associated family protein: MALTRQINPMTDWVRGELVSRGLTEAYEARPDYQRNDYLGWISQAKLETTRRKRLDKMLVELARGSVCMRMVWSG, translated from the coding sequence ATGGCGCTGACGCGACAGATCAATCCGATGACTGACTGGGTCCGCGGCGAACTTGTTTCACGTGGTCTGACCGAGGCATATGAGGCGCGGCCCGACTACCAGCGCAACGACTATCTCGGCTGGATCAGCCAGGCCAAACTCGAAACGACGCGCCGCAAACGGCTGGACAAGATGCTCGTCGAACTCGCGCGCGGCAGCGTCTGCATGCGGATGGTCTGGAGCGGCTAG
- a CDS encoding amino acid ABC transporter permease: protein MKFDLSILAKHIPFLLDGAWLTLQACALAVVGSLVLGLVVGAMRTSASPLLNRLAAVYIDIFRNIPFIVQLFFFYFGLPEIGIYIDAFTTGVVALSIAGGAFTSDVIRSGILAIDPGVIEAAQVSGLRKTTIFRKIILPIALRASVRPLGSVFINLILTSSILSTITLNELTGSAKIVASNTFRPFEVYFVLLVAYAALTYSVSILIGMLHRYLNRHQEEGAV, encoded by the coding sequence TTGAAGTTCGATCTGTCGATCCTCGCCAAGCATATCCCCTTCCTGCTGGATGGGGCGTGGTTGACATTGCAGGCCTGCGCTCTTGCCGTTGTCGGTTCGCTGGTGCTGGGCCTCGTCGTCGGCGCGATGCGAACGTCGGCCTCGCCGCTGCTCAACCGGCTGGCTGCCGTCTATATCGACATTTTCCGCAACATCCCGTTCATCGTGCAGCTGTTCTTCTTCTATTTCGGCCTGCCCGAGATCGGCATTTACATCGACGCCTTCACGACCGGCGTCGTCGCGCTGTCGATCGCCGGCGGCGCTTTCACTTCTGACGTCATCCGCTCGGGCATCCTGGCAATCGACCCGGGCGTCATCGAGGCAGCGCAGGTCAGCGGTCTCAGGAAGACAACCATCTTCCGTAAGATCATTCTGCCGATTGCCCTGCGCGCCTCGGTGAGGCCATTAGGCTCGGTCTTCATCAACCTGATCCTGACCTCGTCGATCCTGTCGACAATCACGCTCAACGAGCTGACCGGCTCGGCCAAGATCGTGGCCTCGAACACCTTCCGCCCGTTCGAGGTCTACTTCGTCCTGCTCGTCGCTTACGCCGCACTGACCTATTCCGTGTCGATCCTGATCGGCATGCTGCACCGCTACCTCAACCGTCACCAGGAAGAGGGAGCTGTCTGA
- a CDS encoding amino acid ABC transporter permease, which yields MRYGDFTPFDIILLLQGLGVSLALFVSTTLIGLVIGTAWAVVRFYRVPVLMQLVTFIAELLKNSPVLVQLFLVFFGLPAFLKINVTPTEAAVITLSGNSAAFIYVIAVSAIESVGRDQIEAARVFGLTRWQILRRVIAPQATAFAIGPLTGLLVNQLQVTSLISVIGVMDLTKVGNILNLRTLKPFIVWTAVGLLYYLTAKLVTYAGARFEKRLRAHTAWKGL from the coding sequence ATGCGCTACGGGGATTTCACACCGTTCGACATCATCCTGCTGCTGCAGGGCCTCGGCGTTTCGCTGGCATTGTTCGTTTCGACCACCCTGATCGGCCTCGTCATCGGGACGGCTTGGGCGGTGGTCCGCTTCTACCGCGTGCCGGTGCTGATGCAACTCGTCACCTTCATTGCCGAGCTGCTGAAAAATTCGCCTGTGCTGGTACAGCTGTTCCTGGTGTTCTTCGGCCTGCCGGCTTTCCTCAAGATCAACGTCACGCCGACCGAAGCCGCCGTCATCACGCTGTCCGGTAACAGTGCCGCCTTCATCTATGTCATCGCCGTCTCGGCCATCGAGTCCGTTGGTCGCGACCAGATAGAGGCTGCGCGTGTCTTCGGCCTGACGCGCTGGCAGATCCTGCGCCGGGTGATTGCGCCGCAGGCAACCGCCTTCGCCATCGGGCCGCTGACGGGCCTGCTGGTCAACCAGTTGCAGGTCACCTCGCTGATCTCGGTCATCGGCGTGATGGACCTGACCAAGGTAGGCAACATCCTCAACCTGCGCACGCTGAAGCCGTTCATCGTCTGGACCGCCGTAGGCTTGCTCTACTACCTCACCGCCAAGCTGGTGACCTATGCCGGCGCGCGCTTCGAGAAGCGGCTTCGCGCCCATACCGCCTGGAAGGGTCTGTAA
- a CDS encoding DUF2244 domain-containing protein, whose translation MSETNASFVADEPFFKALLLPHRSLGRTGFLILMGTLTSGWIVIGAILLSHGAWPIFGFLGLDIAALYVAFRLNYRAARAREEVSVSRTSLDIVKTAPSGKSEQYHFNPFWARFQVSRHDEIGITDMAVETREKSVAIGSFLNPDDRESFATAFSRALATARSR comes from the coding sequence ATGAGCGAGACAAACGCCAGTTTTGTTGCCGACGAGCCCTTCTTCAAAGCTCTTCTGTTGCCGCACCGCTCGCTCGGGCGCACCGGCTTTCTGATCCTGATGGGTACGCTTACCTCCGGCTGGATCGTCATCGGCGCCATCCTCCTGAGCCACGGTGCCTGGCCGATCTTCGGTTTCCTCGGCCTCGATATTGCAGCCCTATATGTCGCCTTCCGGCTCAACTATCGCGCCGCCCGTGCCCGCGAGGAAGTCAGCGTCTCCCGCACCAGCCTGGACATCGTGAAGACCGCCCCTTCAGGCAAATCGGAGCAATATCACTTCAATCCGTTCTGGGCACGATTCCAAGTTTCACGTCATGACGAGATCGGCATCACCGACATGGCCGTCGAGACGCGTGAAAAAAGCGTCGCGATCGGCAGTTTCCTCAATCCCGACGATCGCGAGAGCTTTGCCACTGCGTTTTCGCGGGCTCTTGCAACCGCAAGGAGCAGATGA